TCCTGTACGCACAGTCCAGGATGCCATCTCCCCCGGAGTACGGCACGGATCTTGACGAGCGCCGTGATGTTACCGGTAACATCACGCCCATGACAGTGACGTCGGCACCCCCGCACCCCCGGGCGCCCCGGGTGTTCAGCCCCGCCGCCGTAGTCGCCTCCTGCGTGGGCTTCATGCTCATCGGCGTCCTCCAGGCCCTGTACGGCCCCGCGATCCCCGCCTTCCGCGAGGAGTTCGGCCTGTCACCGTCGGCGGCCGGCCTCGGGCTGAGCGCGCACTTCGTCGGCGGGGTGGCCGGCGTGCTGCTCTTCGACCGGCTCTACGGCAGCATCGGCAACCGGCGGATCCTGGGCGCCTCGTATCTGCTGATGGCCGCCGGCGCGGCCGGTTTCGCGCTGGCGCCGAACTGGCCGGCCGCCCTGGCCATGGCCCTGCTGGCCGGGCTCGGCTTCGGCGGTATCGACTACGGCCTCAACCAGCTGTTCGCCGTCGGCTTCGGCCACCGCTCAACCGCCATGCTCAACATCCTCAACGCCCACTTCGGCATCGGCGCGATCCTCGGCCCGGTGCTGATCGGTGTGGTGGGTGCCCAGCACTACCCGGCCGTCTTCCTCGGCTTCGCGCTGGCCAACCTGCCGCTGCTGCTGTGCCTGCGCGGCGTGCGCGACCGGGCACCGCAGCCGTCCGAGACGACCGGCGAGTCCTACGGCGGCCAGGTCCTCGCCCGCAGCCTCGGCTCCGTACTCGCCGTCTTCGTCGCCCTGTATGTCCTGCACGTCGGCATCGAGGCCGGTGTCGGCGGCTGGGAACCGACCCATCTGCAGACCGTCGGCCACAGCGCCGGATTCGCCGCCACGGCCACGTCCGCGTACTGGCTGATGATGACCGTCGGCCGCTTCCTGGTCGCCCCGATCGCGCTGCGCTTCTCGGCCCAGGCCATCATCACGGTCTCCTGCGCGGGCATGACGGTGTGCCTGCTGCTCGCCACCATCCCGGCACTGGCCCCGTACGCGTACGCCGGGGTCGGCCTGTTCATCGCGCCGATCTTCCCCACCGGCCTGCCGTGGCTCAACCGGGCGGCCCCGCAGGCTCGCAGGGCGGGAGCGGTGGTCATCGCCGCCTCCATGGCCGGCGGCGTGGTGGCGGGTCCGGCGTTGGGCAAGGCCATCGAGTGGTCCGGGATCCGCGCGGTCCCGCTCCTGCTGTCCGGCGTCTCGGCACTGTGCCTGGCCGCCACGCTCTGGCTGATCCGCAGTACCCGAACTCGCTGAACCCGCTGCGCACTTCATGGTGAAGGGAAGCTTCCGTATGTCCGCTCTGACGACGTCCCCCGACGGTTTTCTGCTGCACGGCGAGCCGTTCCGGATCATCTCCGGCGCGATGCACTACTTCCGGATCCACCCCGACCAGTGGGCCGACCGACTGCGCAAGGCCCGCCTCATGGGGCTCAACTCGGTGGAGACGTATGTGCCGTGGAACCTCCACCAGCCCGATCCGGACGGCCCCCTCGTCCTCGACGGCTTCCTCGACCTGCCCCGCTATCTGCGCCTCGCCCGCGACGAGGGCCTGCACGTCCTGCTGCGCCCGGGGCCGTTCATCTGCGCCGAGTGGGACGACGGCGGTCTGCCCGCGTGGCTGATCGCGGACCACGACATCCGGCTGCGCACCGGCGACCCGCGCTTCACCGGGGCGATCGACCGCTACCTCGACGCTCTGTTGCCTGCGCTGCTGCCGCACATGGCCGCGGCGGGCGGCCCGGTGATCGCCGTACAGGTGGAGAACGAGTACGGGGCCTACGGCGACGACTCCGCCTACCTCAAGCACCTCGAACAGGCCTTCCGCTCCCGCGGTGTCGAGGAGCTGCTCTTCACCTGCGACCAGGCCGACCCGGAGCACCTGGCCACCGGAAGCCTCCCCGGGGTCCTGGCCACGGCCACCTTCGGCAGCCGGGTCGACCAGAACCTGGCGGAGCTGCGCCGGCACCAGCCCGAGGGCCCCCTGATGTGCGCGGAGTTCTGGATCGGCTGGTTCGACCACTGGGGCGGTCCCCACCATGTGCGGGACGCCGCCGACGCCGCCGCCGATCTGGACCGGCTGCTGTCCGCGGGTGCCTCGGTCAACATCTACATGTTCCACGGCGGCACCAACTTCGGCTTCACCAACGGCGCCAACCACAAGCACGCCTACGAGCCCACCGTCACGTCCTACGACTACGACGCGGCCCTCACCGAGTGCGGCGACCCCGGCCCCAAGTACCACGCCTTCCGCGAGGTCATCGCCCGCCACGCGCCCGTCCCCGACGAGCCGGCCCCCGCGCCCGCGCCCAAACTCCCGCCCACGACAGTCGAGTTGGACCGCCGGGCCCCGCTCCTCCCGCACGCGTCCACCCTCGCCGAGCCGGTCCGCTCCGACGACCCGGCCACGATGAACGACCTGGGCCTGCAGACCGGTTACGCCCTCTACCGCACGACCTTCGAGGCGGCGGGCGACGGCCTGCTGCACTTCGCGGGCGGTGTCGGCGACCGCGCCCAGGTCTTCGTCGACGGCGCCCCCGTCGGCGTCCTCGAACGCGAACGGCACGACGAGGCCCTCCCCGTACGCGTCCCGCGCCCCGGCGCCACGCTGGAGGTCCTCGTCGAGAACATGGGCGGCGTCAACTACGGCCCCCGCATCGGCGCTCCCAAAGGCCTCCTCGGCCCTGTCTCCTTCAACGGCACGGCCCTGCGCGGCTGGGACTGCCACCCCCTGCCCCTCGACACCCTGGACGCCGTGCCGTTCGAGCCGTCCGAGGCGACCGCGGCCGCCGAACCCGCCTTCCACCACGGCACCTTCGAGGTGGACGCCCCGGCCGACACCTTCCTCGCCCTGCCTGGCTGGACCAAGGGCCAGGCCTGGATCAACGGCTTCCACCTCGGCCGCTACTGGAACCGCGGTCCGCAGCACACCCTGTACGTCCCCGCCCCGGTCCTGCGCCCGGGCATCAACGACCTCGTCGTCCTGGAGCTGCACGCCACCACCGACACCCGCGCCCAGCTCACCGACACCGCCGACCTGGGACCGGAGAACACCTGGTGACCCGCCCACACCGCCTGCGCATCCCCGCACCCGCCGCTCCCCCGCTGACGGGTCACCTCCCCTTCGCCGACGCGCCCGGCGTCACCGACCCGATCGAGGTGACCAGCCGCTGGCTCACCCGCGGGGGCCGCCCCTGGTTCCCGGTCTCCGGCGAGTTCCACTACTCCCGCTACCCCGCCGGGG
Above is a window of Streptomyces sp. DT2A-34 DNA encoding:
- a CDS encoding glycoside hydrolase family 35 protein, with translation MSALTTSPDGFLLHGEPFRIISGAMHYFRIHPDQWADRLRKARLMGLNSVETYVPWNLHQPDPDGPLVLDGFLDLPRYLRLARDEGLHVLLRPGPFICAEWDDGGLPAWLIADHDIRLRTGDPRFTGAIDRYLDALLPALLPHMAAAGGPVIAVQVENEYGAYGDDSAYLKHLEQAFRSRGVEELLFTCDQADPEHLATGSLPGVLATATFGSRVDQNLAELRRHQPEGPLMCAEFWIGWFDHWGGPHHVRDAADAAADLDRLLSAGASVNIYMFHGGTNFGFTNGANHKHAYEPTVTSYDYDAALTECGDPGPKYHAFREVIARHAPVPDEPAPAPAPKLPPTTVELDRRAPLLPHASTLAEPVRSDDPATMNDLGLQTGYALYRTTFEAAGDGLLHFAGGVGDRAQVFVDGAPVGVLERERHDEALPVRVPRPGATLEVLVENMGGVNYGPRIGAPKGLLGPVSFNGTALRGWDCHPLPLDTLDAVPFEPSEATAAAEPAFHHGTFEVDAPADTFLALPGWTKGQAWINGFHLGRYWNRGPQHTLYVPAPVLRPGINDLVVLELHATTDTRAQLTDTADLGPENTW
- a CDS encoding sugar MFS transporter; the protein is MTVTSAPPHPRAPRVFSPAAVVASCVGFMLIGVLQALYGPAIPAFREEFGLSPSAAGLGLSAHFVGGVAGVLLFDRLYGSIGNRRILGASYLLMAAGAAGFALAPNWPAALAMALLAGLGFGGIDYGLNQLFAVGFGHRSTAMLNILNAHFGIGAILGPVLIGVVGAQHYPAVFLGFALANLPLLLCLRGVRDRAPQPSETTGESYGGQVLARSLGSVLAVFVALYVLHVGIEAGVGGWEPTHLQTVGHSAGFAATATSAYWLMMTVGRFLVAPIALRFSAQAIITVSCAGMTVCLLLATIPALAPYAYAGVGLFIAPIFPTGLPWLNRAAPQARRAGAVVIAASMAGGVVAGPALGKAIEWSGIRAVPLLLSGVSALCLAATLWLIRSTRTR